Proteins from a single region of Gemmatimonadaceae bacterium:
- a CDS encoding RNA methyltransferase, whose translation MRILTRARDLSRRKARDRDGLFVAEGVRAVEELLASPLTIDGVLCAPQLMDAPRGARLRADLEVRGLTVSDVTEREFASAAATESPQGILAIARVPGRSLADLVDRTPLRLLVIDAVQDPGNVGTLVRTAHGLGLDGSVALPGTVDLWNAKVVRSAMGSLFRHHALSASLEELSAFLTRASCPLWCADVAGAPLEDTPAPPRLAIAVGNEGAGLTPAVRAMASRFVALPMRGDAESLNVAVAAGILLWVLQP comes from the coding sequence ATGCGCATTCTGACGCGCGCGCGTGATCTGTCGCGCCGAAAGGCAAGGGACCGTGACGGACTCTTCGTGGCCGAGGGTGTGCGCGCGGTCGAGGAGCTGCTCGCCTCCCCATTGACGATCGACGGCGTGCTCTGCGCGCCACAGCTCATGGATGCCCCACGCGGAGCGCGATTGCGCGCCGACCTGGAGGTGCGGGGCCTGACGGTGAGCGACGTGACGGAACGGGAGTTCGCGAGCGCGGCAGCCACCGAGTCACCTCAGGGCATTCTCGCGATCGCACGCGTTCCAGGGCGCTCGCTGGCCGACCTCGTCGATCGCACCCCGCTCCGCCTGCTCGTGATCGACGCCGTTCAGGACCCCGGCAACGTGGGGACACTGGTTCGCACCGCGCACGGGCTGGGTCTCGATGGTTCGGTCGCCCTGCCCGGCACGGTTGACCTGTGGAACGCCAAGGTCGTCAGGAGCGCAATGGGATCCCTCTTTCGACACCATGCCCTCTCGGCGAGCCTGGAGGAGCTTTCGGCGTTCCTGACGCGCGCGTCGTGTCCCCTGTGGTGCGCCGACGTGGCTGGTGCGCCGCTGGAGGACACCCCGGCGCCTCCCCGCCTCGCGATCGCCGTCGGCAATGAGGGCGCGGGACTGACCCCGGCGGTGCGTGCGATGGCCTCGCGGTTCGTGGCCTTGCCGATGCGCGGTGATGCGGAGTCCCTGAACGTTGCCGTGGCGGCCGGTATTCTGCTCTGGGTGCTCCAACCGTGA
- the add gene encoding adenosine deaminase, with protein MSSPVLTRTLLERLPKAELHCHLDGSLRPGTMLELARDHRVRMPRDDAEALATYMLVSDARNLEDYLARFDVTLSVMQTADAIERVAFELAEDAAREGVRYIETRFAPILNTLKGLELGATIEAAVRGLDRAEREHGIVGRVIVTSLRHLPLETSMELARLAVAYHGRGVVGFDLAGGEAGNPAATHAPAFAYAQAHGVACTCHAGEGDGAGSVAQAMHACRAHRLGHATRLVEDQALVHEARDAGVALEICLTSNVQTHATESYEHHPLRRYFDAGLTVVLNTDNRLMSGVNLVDEYQVAASTFGFTFDELAKMALNGFESAFIAGPEREALLARARADIEALRA; from the coding sequence GTGAGCAGCCCGGTCCTCACGCGCACGCTGCTCGAGCGACTCCCAAAAGCCGAACTGCATTGCCACCTCGACGGGTCGCTGCGACCCGGCACCATGCTGGAGCTCGCGCGCGACCATCGCGTGCGCATGCCCCGCGATGACGCCGAAGCGCTCGCGACCTACATGCTGGTGAGCGATGCCAGGAACCTCGAAGACTACCTCGCGCGCTTCGACGTGACGCTCTCGGTGATGCAAACGGCTGATGCGATCGAGCGGGTGGCGTTCGAGCTGGCGGAGGATGCAGCGCGCGAAGGCGTGCGGTATATCGAGACCCGCTTTGCACCGATCCTCAACACGCTCAAGGGTCTCGAGCTCGGGGCGACCATCGAAGCCGCCGTCCGAGGGCTGGATCGCGCCGAGCGTGAGCACGGCATCGTGGGCCGCGTGATCGTGACCAGCCTGCGACACCTGCCGCTCGAGACATCCATGGAGTTGGCGCGCCTCGCAGTGGCGTATCATGGCCGCGGGGTCGTAGGGTTCGATCTCGCGGGTGGCGAAGCCGGCAACCCGGCCGCGACACACGCGCCGGCGTTTGCGTACGCGCAGGCCCACGGCGTGGCATGCACCTGCCACGCCGGCGAGGGCGACGGCGCTGGCTCGGTGGCGCAGGCGATGCACGCCTGCCGCGCCCATCGCCTCGGCCACGCCACCCGTCTCGTCGAGGACCAGGCGCTCGTGCACGAAGCGCGCGACGCCGGCGTGGCTCTCGAGATCTGCCTGACGAGCAACGTGCAGACCCACGCCACCGAGTCGTACGAGCATCATCCGCTGCGCCGCTACTTTGACGCGGGTCTCACGGTGGTGCTCAACACCGACAACCGGCTGATGAGCGGCGTGAACCTGGTCGACGAGTACCAGGTGGCGGCGAGCACGTTCGGCTTCACGTTCGACGAGTTGGCGAAGATGGCGCTCAATGGATTCGAGTCGGCGTTCATCGCCGGCCCGGAGCGCGAGGCGCTGCTCGCGCGCGCCCGGGCCGACATCGAGGCCCTGCGCGCATGA
- a CDS encoding prepilin peptidase, whose protein sequence is MSPAFLIAWAFVLGACIGSFLNVCIARWPAELSVVKPRSRCPQCKREIAWYDNLPILSWILLRAKCRGCGLGISVQYPLVELIVGIVWAASVYQFGLGLTGVRVAVFVTILLGIAITDAKHYLIPDGFTVSGLVFVLVTALVAGFRLEPSPFAGPWAAIVGACAGAGAVSIIGWLGEVALKKEAMGFGDVTLMAVVGGAVGPGRALLVLFLGAALGAAAFALVVYPVVRLRRAPAGTAPADVEGTDAAAGQSLPHVPFGVFLAPAAVVALLWGDELISWYLNRMVTG, encoded by the coding sequence GTGAGTCCGGCCTTTCTCATCGCGTGGGCGTTCGTGCTCGGCGCCTGCATCGGATCGTTTCTCAACGTGTGTATCGCGCGCTGGCCTGCCGAGCTGTCCGTCGTGAAGCCGCGCTCGCGCTGTCCGCAATGCAAGCGGGAGATCGCGTGGTACGACAATTTGCCGATCCTGAGCTGGATCCTCCTGCGCGCGAAGTGCCGTGGCTGCGGGTTGGGCATCTCGGTCCAGTATCCGCTGGTCGAGCTCATCGTGGGCATCGTCTGGGCGGCGAGCGTGTACCAGTTTGGTCTGGGGCTGACCGGGGTGAGAGTGGCGGTGTTCGTGACGATCCTCCTCGGCATCGCGATCACGGACGCGAAGCACTATTTGATCCCTGACGGCTTCACAGTGAGCGGATTGGTGTTCGTGCTCGTCACCGCGCTCGTCGCGGGGTTCCGGCTCGAGCCTTCGCCTTTCGCCGGCCCGTGGGCGGCCATTGTGGGAGCGTGCGCAGGTGCCGGCGCCGTCTCGATCATTGGCTGGCTGGGTGAGGTAGCGCTCAAGAAGGAGGCCATGGGCTTTGGCGACGTCACCTTGATGGCGGTCGTGGGCGGCGCGGTTGGGCCGGGTCGAGCGCTGCTGGTGCTGTTCCTGGGCGCCGCGTTAGGCGCGGCGGCATTCGCCCTGGTCGTCTATCCCGTTGTGCGCCTTCGTAGGGCGCCGGCCGGGACGGCCCCCGCCGATGTCGAGGGGACAGACGCCGCCGCGGGGCAGAGCCTCCCGCACGTGCCGTTCGGGGTCTTTCTCGCGCCTGCGGCGGTGGTCGCGCTCCTGTGGGGCGATGAGTTGATTTCCTGGTACCTCAACCGCATGGTGACCGGGTGA
- the udk gene encoding uridine kinase codes for MTRPLVVGIAGGTGSGKSTVARKVAEMLRRASVAFIDMDAYYHNYAHLPIEERRHLNWDHPDRLDLELFIRHLEHLRARQPVDKPVYDFVTHTRSPHTVHVAAADVIVVDGILLFSDERTRALCDVKVFVDADADIRLARRIRRDMGRRGRPLPEILEQYLSTVRPMHLQFVEPSKRYADVIVPEGGHNPVAIEMIAAQVHRRLEHRSP; via the coding sequence ATGACGCGCCCCCTCGTGGTGGGAATCGCGGGAGGGACGGGGTCCGGCAAGTCCACCGTCGCGCGAAAGGTCGCCGAGATGCTGCGCCGGGCTTCGGTCGCGTTCATCGACATGGACGCGTATTACCACAACTATGCGCACCTGCCGATCGAAGAGCGTCGCCACCTCAACTGGGACCATCCTGACCGCCTCGATCTCGAACTGTTCATCCGTCACCTCGAGCACCTGCGCGCCCGACAGCCAGTCGACAAGCCGGTCTACGACTTCGTGACGCACACGCGATCTCCGCACACGGTTCACGTGGCCGCGGCCGACGTGATCGTGGTCGACGGCATCCTGCTGTTCAGCGACGAACGGACCCGCGCGCTGTGCGACGTGAAGGTGTTTGTCGATGCGGATGCCGACATCCGGCTGGCACGGCGCATCCGTCGGGACATGGGGCGACGCGGGCGTCCGCTGCCCGAGATCCTGGAGCAGTACCTGTCGACCGTGCGTCCGATGCACCTCCAGTTCGTCGAGCCGAGCAAGCGGTATGCGGACGTCATCGTGCCGGAGGGCGGGCACAATCCGGTCGCCATCGAGATGATCGCCGCACAGGTGCATCGGCGCCTGGAACATCGTTCGCCATGA
- a CDS encoding outer membrane beta-barrel protein, protein MTLFRCTLRVLMTAGCFASALATAEATAQTPRPVAVGIAVGATMPISEFADDTKAGYHGAAFLQYEPARGIWGVRGEVSYHRSDFTDEALADVGAPPGADIINSVTHVGATALLIGGNRGRSVTPYALAGLGMYRVSVSASSGAFSLSAAENGFGFNGGAGMRIGRGAGVFIEARYHQFSITAEDESGADIKSTYKMIPVTVGVRF, encoded by the coding sequence ATGACACTCTTTCGGTGCACACTGCGCGTGCTCATGACCGCCGGCTGCTTCGCTTCCGCCCTCGCCACGGCAGAGGCGACCGCACAGACACCGCGGCCCGTGGCGGTGGGTATCGCGGTTGGAGCAACGATGCCGATTTCGGAGTTCGCGGATGACACCAAGGCCGGCTACCACGGCGCCGCGTTCCTGCAGTACGAACCGGCACGCGGCATCTGGGGCGTGCGCGGCGAGGTTTCGTATCATCGGTCCGACTTCACCGACGAGGCGCTGGCCGATGTGGGCGCGCCCCCGGGAGCCGACATCATTAACAGCGTCACGCACGTCGGGGCGACCGCGCTCCTGATCGGTGGCAACCGTGGACGATCGGTCACGCCGTACGCGCTGGCGGGTCTCGGCATGTATCGCGTGAGCGTCAGCGCTTCGAGTGGTGCGTTCTCGCTGAGCGCCGCGGAGAACGGGTTCGGATTCAACGGGGGCGCCGGGATGCGTATCGGCCGCGGGGCCGGCGTGTTCATCGAGGCGCGTTACCACCAGTTCTCGATCACCGCCGAGGACGAGAGCGGCGCGGACATCAAGTCCACGTACAAGATGATCCCCGTGACGGTGGGCGTTCGCTTCTAG
- a CDS encoding response regulator transcription factor yields MTPPPTGERILVVDDEPDIVALVVFHLVKAGYHTSTAATGPAALAVARQDAPSLIVLDLMLPGMSGFEVLEALRADVATRDVAVLMLTARREAPDRIRGLSLGADDYLTKPFSPQELVLRVGAILRRVQQARPLANDTLQVGPIRIERAAHRVTVDGAGDVELTPTEYRLLLTLAERRGRVQARGLLLETVWEAAPDIQTRTVDMHVQRLRSKLGPAGDLIETVRGFGYRLAASQPRSA; encoded by the coding sequence ATGACGCCGCCCCCGACCGGCGAGCGCATCCTGGTCGTCGACGATGAACCGGACATCGTGGCGCTGGTCGTGTTTCATCTCGTGAAGGCGGGCTACCACACCTCCACGGCGGCAACCGGGCCGGCGGCGCTCGCGGTTGCGCGACAGGATGCGCCGTCGCTCATCGTCCTCGACCTGATGTTGCCTGGGATGTCGGGGTTCGAGGTGCTCGAGGCACTCCGCGCCGACGTGGCCACGCGGGATGTGGCGGTGCTGATGCTCACCGCGCGGCGCGAAGCACCGGACCGCATCCGCGGGCTCTCGCTCGGTGCGGACGACTACCTCACCAAGCCGTTCTCGCCGCAGGAGCTGGTCCTTCGCGTCGGGGCGATCCTTCGGCGGGTGCAGCAGGCGCGTCCGCTGGCCAACGACACGTTGCAGGTCGGCCCGATCCGGATCGAGCGTGCCGCGCACCGGGTGACCGTGGACGGTGCCGGGGACGTGGAGCTCACGCCGACCGAATACCGGCTGCTCCTGACGCTGGCCGAGCGACGCGGCCGGGTGCAGGCGCGCGGCCTGCTCCTCGAGACCGTGTGGGAGGCGGCCCCGGACATCCAGACGCGCACGGTCGACATGCACGTGCAGCGTCTGCGGAGCAAGCTGGGGCCGGCCGGGGACCTGATCGAGACCGTGCGCGGTTTTGGCTACCGATT
- a CDS encoding ATP-dependent Clp protease ATP-binding subunit: protein MSEVDLGRPVTGALARFTRDLTREATAGRLEPVRCRDEEIARLMDILLRHGKNNAALVGPAGVGKTAIAEGLAQRLLANGVPLMLRSARILALDHVALLAGTAYRGQYEERIRALVAEASADPDVVLFIDELHNLIGQGSGLGVAMDAANMLKPALVRGDFRVIGATTTEEYERWIQGDPALERRFQRLIVRELTSEETIDVLEARRERLERHHHVIISTEALRASVTLTDEHVKDRRRPDRAIDALDEACAHVQATTSYSVEAEALIQAARRARRLRVHEVRPAENPAPSVEPIAAPEGEEDSLGRFARDGFAALQQFGAELEAIIAGGPDDPPPARTSVAVSPVVQVAPTPLVVPASPLLTDILQRDGVYVRATDVARVVAVATGQTVRWTE from the coding sequence ATGAGTGAAGTGGATCTGGGGCGACCGGTCACCGGGGCCCTGGCGCGATTCACGCGGGACCTGACACGCGAGGCGACCGCCGGACGGCTCGAACCGGTGCGGTGCCGCGACGAGGAGATCGCGCGCCTCATGGACATCCTCCTGCGCCACGGCAAGAACAACGCGGCGCTGGTGGGGCCTGCCGGTGTGGGGAAGACCGCCATCGCCGAAGGACTCGCCCAACGCCTGCTCGCCAACGGCGTCCCACTGATGTTGCGATCCGCGCGGATCCTCGCGCTCGATCACGTGGCGCTCCTGGCCGGGACCGCGTATCGGGGACAATACGAAGAACGCATCCGGGCGCTCGTCGCGGAGGCGTCGGCCGATCCGGACGTCGTGCTGTTCATCGATGAGCTGCATAACCTCATTGGCCAGGGAAGCGGACTCGGTGTGGCCATGGACGCCGCCAACATGCTCAAGCCGGCCCTCGTGCGCGGCGACTTCCGTGTCATTGGCGCCACCACCACGGAGGAGTACGAACGGTGGATCCAGGGCGACCCCGCCCTCGAACGTCGCTTCCAGCGCCTGATCGTGCGCGAGCTGACGTCGGAGGAAACCATCGACGTGCTCGAGGCGCGCCGTGAGCGACTGGAGAGGCACCACCACGTGATCATCAGCACCGAGGCGCTCCGCGCGAGCGTGACACTCACCGACGAACACGTGAAGGATCGGCGCCGGCCCGATCGCGCCATCGATGCGCTCGATGAGGCCTGCGCGCATGTGCAGGCGACGACGAGCTACTCGGTGGAGGCCGAAGCGCTCATACAGGCCGCCCGCCGCGCCCGCCGTCTTCGGGTGCATGAAGTGCGCCCGGCGGAGAATCCTGCACCCTCCGTGGAACCGATCGCCGCGCCGGAAGGCGAAGAAGACTCGCTCGGCCGTTTCGCCCGCGACGGCTTTGCCGCGCTGCAGCAGTTTGGAGCAGAGCTCGAGGCGATCATCGCCGGCGGGCCCGATGATCCGCCGCCCGCTCGAACGAGCGTGGCCGTCTCTCCGGTCGTGCAGGTGGCGCCGACACCACTGGTGGTGCCCGCGTCGCCGTTGCTGACCGACATCCTTCAGCGCGACGGCGTGTACGTGCGCGCGACCGACGTGGCCCGCGTGGTCGCCGTCGCGACGGGCCAGACCGTGAGGTGGACCGAGTGA
- a CDS encoding M48 family metalloprotease, with the protein MSTSDMLRHTRRNTLRFAIRMLRGSVAAGTLALAGACAVSTQQEVELGQNYSAQINKQLKLMKDAEIVRYINLLGDSIARVADDRSLDWSFFVVDSREVNAFAVPGGFVYVNRGLIERTTKMDQLAGVLAHEIGHVTQRHSVKQMQAAQRANAGLTLACILTNVCESQMAGAAVQIGGGLAFAAFSRGDEAESDKVAVQYLLRARIDPRGIPEMFRILLKERESRPSGPDAWFRTHPLEEDRVQATEAEIARIPPAQLRGLSTDSERFQQFRRRVAAG; encoded by the coding sequence ATGAGCACGTCCGACATGCTGCGCCACACGAGAAGAAACACCCTGCGGTTCGCGATCCGCATGCTGCGAGGCAGTGTCGCCGCGGGCACTCTCGCCCTCGCCGGTGCGTGCGCCGTCTCCACCCAGCAGGAGGTGGAACTGGGTCAGAACTACAGCGCCCAGATCAACAAGCAGCTCAAGCTCATGAAAGACGCGGAGATCGTCAGATATATCAACCTGCTTGGTGATTCCATCGCCCGCGTGGCCGACGATCGGTCGCTCGATTGGAGCTTCTTCGTCGTCGACAGCCGCGAGGTCAACGCATTCGCGGTGCCGGGGGGATTCGTCTACGTGAACCGCGGCCTCATCGAGCGAACGACGAAGATGGACCAGCTGGCCGGTGTCCTCGCACATGAGATCGGGCACGTCACGCAGCGACACTCCGTGAAACAGATGCAGGCGGCACAGCGCGCCAACGCGGGCCTCACCCTGGCGTGCATCCTCACAAACGTGTGTGAGTCGCAGATGGCAGGCGCGGCGGTGCAGATCGGTGGTGGGCTCGCGTTCGCGGCGTTTTCGCGAGGCGACGAGGCGGAGTCGGACAAAGTCGCGGTGCAGTACCTGCTGCGCGCCCGCATCGACCCGCGGGGGATCCCGGAGATGTTCCGCATCCTGCTGAAGGAGCGTGAGTCGCGACCGAGCGGTCCGGACGCCTGGTTCCGAACCCACCCGCTCGAGGAAGATCGCGTGCAGGCGACCGAAGCCGAGATTGCCCGGATTCCTCCGGCGCAACTGCGTGGTCTCTCCACGGATTCCGAGCGGTTCCAGCAGTTCAGGCGCCGGGTGGCGGCAGGGTAG
- a CDS encoding purine-nucleoside phosphorylase has protein sequence MSVAAAVERIRERGPVRRPVAAIVLGSGLGGLAARIDDARRVMYADIPGFAPSGVAGHEGALIHGMLGGRDVLAFAGRFHVYEGHTPAQSAFPIRVAHALGAGVLLLSNAAGGVRRSLRPGQLMLVRDQLNLTFDSPLIGALVSGDHRFPDMSTPFDPTLCALLHDVATEQGISLEDGVYGGLTGPAYETPAEVRMLERFGIDAVGMSTVSEVLVARAMGLRVAAVSCITNPAAGLAPVKVDHADVIAVTRAAARAFEELVIAAVQRL, from the coding sequence ATGAGTGTCGCGGCCGCGGTCGAGCGGATTCGCGAGCGAGGCCCCGTGCGGCGCCCCGTTGCCGCGATCGTCCTCGGGTCCGGGCTCGGCGGGCTTGCGGCCCGCATCGACGATGCCCGGCGCGTCATGTACGCGGATATCCCCGGCTTCGCGCCGTCGGGGGTTGCTGGACACGAAGGGGCGCTCATTCACGGCATGCTCGGTGGTCGCGATGTGCTCGCCTTCGCGGGCCGATTCCATGTTTACGAAGGGCATACGCCGGCGCAGAGTGCGTTCCCCATTCGGGTTGCACACGCGCTGGGTGCCGGTGTGCTGCTGCTGTCCAACGCGGCTGGTGGTGTCCGGCGCAGTCTTCGTCCTGGTCAGCTGATGCTCGTGCGGGACCAGCTGAACCTCACGTTCGACAGCCCGCTCATCGGTGCGCTCGTGTCGGGTGACCACCGGTTTCCCGATATGTCCACGCCGTTCGATCCGACGCTGTGCGCGCTGCTGCACGACGTTGCAACGGAGCAGGGCATTTCGCTCGAAGATGGCGTGTATGGTGGCCTCACGGGCCCCGCGTACGAGACGCCGGCCGAGGTGCGGATGCTCGAGCGCTTTGGCATCGACGCGGTGGGCATGTCCACGGTGAGCGAAGTGCTCGTGGCGCGTGCGATGGGATTACGCGTGGCGGCGGTCAGCTGCATCACCAACCCGGCTGCCGGGCTCGCGCCCGTGAAGGTCGACCACGCGGATGTGATCGCCGTCACCCGTGCCGCGGCGCGCGCCTTTGAGGAACTCGTGATCGCTGCGGTTCAGCGCTTGTAG
- a CDS encoding 5'-nucleotidase C-terminal domain-containing protein, translated as MRASLILAGLLLVASSATAQQRMDLVVAATTDVHGRLRGWDYYADAPDSARGLARAATIVDSVRAANPGRVVLVDAGDLLQGNPLTYVADRLDTLGVHPVIAAMNVMRYDAAAVGNHEFNYGLPHLRRAIRQAEFPFLAANVEVPGRERRLGPRFAPSRIVTRAGVRVGIVGATNPGANVWDRDNLTGRLRITDIVPAVRRAVADVRRRGAQVVVVVMHSGLGEASSYDTVATHLPSENVAARVAREVRGIDLVVFGHSHREVADTTVNGVLLMQPRNWATSVGVATLSLERARAGWRVTARRGQVVRAAGHAEHPAVVAAVERTHRATVAWVNTTLGSTPVAWSADSARVKDTPLIDFINEVQRKASGADLSSSAAFDLNASLDAGPVTIAEVARLYPYDNTLRAIRITGRQLREYLEFSARYYRQLGSPAAGSALVDPSIPGFNFDIVSGADYVLDLSKPVGQRVTALSVRGRPVVAADSFTLALNNYRQAGGGGFAMLHGAPVVFETQEEIRDLLIAEVRARGTLRPQDYHVVNWRLAPDGVEGTAYRAMRALPFDRATGPSRPVAADAAAHLRSGQWVRVIGTNDFHGALEPQDPGAEGIMRGGAASLATAILAARAECVAPACVSLWVDGGDQWQGTAASNTTFGRSVVEIFNRLGLAAAALGNHDLDWGQDTLRARMREARYPILAANVVDSLGRDVSWIPDDTLIDLGSARVGVIGVTTTELTRVQRPSNLKGMTAVDPAGPVIARARALRARGADVVVVAAHLGASCDRETRSRCTGEAITLLPQLNGLVDAFVAGHTHQAAVTQVGGVALTEAWQRGTAIGIIDIPIRGTNGQVHRALRNVRPDSQPADPVIGALVEQAASVVRARFAVPVATLREVMRRGDAGRLGDLVADAQRWAAGADVAVMNRGGVRQDLRAGPMTYGDAFQVQPFDNMIVRVTVNGAALLAYLERLAGSTSTSFHLSGVRVEVDTSRPVGSRVVRAVLDDGRAVGAAGTYRVAMTDFLAEGGDGLGLDGRIESTGVLDRDALANYLKQLPQPVAPPDGPRFIRRPE; from the coding sequence ATGCGTGCCTCACTGATCCTCGCGGGCCTGCTGCTCGTCGCGTCGAGTGCAACGGCGCAGCAGCGGATGGACCTCGTGGTCGCGGCGACGACCGACGTCCACGGGAGGCTCCGCGGCTGGGACTACTACGCGGATGCCCCGGACAGCGCGCGCGGGCTCGCGCGCGCGGCCACCATCGTCGACTCGGTGCGTGCCGCGAACCCTGGCCGGGTCGTGCTCGTCGACGCGGGCGACCTGCTGCAGGGCAATCCCCTGACCTACGTGGCTGATCGCCTCGACACCCTGGGCGTGCATCCGGTGATCGCGGCCATGAACGTCATGCGGTACGACGCGGCGGCCGTCGGCAATCACGAGTTCAACTACGGACTGCCGCACCTGCGGCGGGCCATTCGGCAGGCGGAGTTTCCCTTTCTCGCCGCCAATGTTGAGGTGCCGGGGCGTGAGCGCCGGCTCGGTCCGCGCTTTGCGCCCTCACGCATCGTCACTCGCGCGGGTGTACGCGTGGGCATCGTGGGCGCCACCAACCCCGGGGCCAACGTGTGGGATCGTGACAACCTCACCGGTCGCCTCCGCATCACCGACATCGTGCCGGCCGTGCGGCGCGCCGTGGCCGACGTCCGCCGCCGCGGCGCGCAGGTCGTCGTGGTCGTGATGCATTCGGGGCTTGGGGAGGCGAGCAGCTACGACACCGTGGCCACGCACCTTCCGTCGGAGAACGTCGCGGCCCGCGTCGCTCGCGAAGTGCGCGGTATCGACCTCGTCGTGTTCGGCCATTCGCACCGCGAGGTCGCGGACACGACGGTCAACGGTGTGCTGCTGATGCAGCCGCGCAACTGGGCCACCTCGGTCGGTGTCGCCACGCTCTCGCTGGAGCGCGCCCGAGCCGGCTGGCGCGTCACCGCCCGTCGCGGCCAGGTGGTGCGCGCGGCGGGGCACGCCGAGCATCCCGCCGTCGTGGCCGCGGTGGAGCGCACACACCGCGCCACCGTCGCCTGGGTGAACACGACGCTGGGCTCGACGCCCGTCGCCTGGTCGGCCGACTCGGCGCGAGTCAAGGACACGCCACTCATCGACTTCATCAACGAGGTCCAGCGCAAGGCGAGCGGCGCCGACCTGTCCTCGAGCGCGGCGTTCGATCTCAACGCGTCGCTCGACGCCGGCCCCGTCACGATCGCCGAAGTCGCACGACTCTACCCATACGACAACACGCTGCGCGCCATCCGCATCACCGGCCGTCAGCTTCGCGAGTACCTCGAGTTCTCCGCGCGCTACTATCGACAGCTGGGCTCGCCCGCGGCCGGCAGCGCGCTCGTCGACCCGTCGATCCCCGGCTTCAACTTCGACATCGTTTCCGGTGCGGACTACGTGCTGGACCTGTCGAAGCCGGTCGGGCAGCGCGTCACGGCGCTGAGCGTGCGCGGGCGCCCGGTCGTCGCTGCCGATTCGTTCACGCTCGCGTTGAACAACTATCGGCAGGCGGGCGGCGGCGGCTTTGCGATGCTGCACGGCGCGCCGGTCGTGTTCGAGACGCAGGAAGAGATCCGGGATCTGCTCATCGCCGAGGTGCGTGCGCGCGGCACCTTGCGACCTCAGGACTACCATGTCGTGAACTGGCGCCTCGCGCCTGATGGCGTGGAGGGAACGGCGTACCGCGCGATGCGGGCCCTTCCGTTCGATCGCGCGACGGGGCCCTCGCGTCCCGTGGCAGCGGACGCCGCGGCGCACCTCAGGTCGGGGCAATGGGTGCGCGTCATCGGGACCAACGACTTTCACGGCGCGCTCGAGCCGCAGGACCCGGGTGCTGAGGGCATCATGCGCGGTGGTGCGGCGTCCCTGGCGACCGCGATCCTTGCCGCGCGCGCCGAATGCGTCGCGCCGGCGTGCGTGAGCCTGTGGGTCGATGGAGGAGACCAGTGGCAGGGCACGGCGGCATCGAACACGACGTTCGGTCGATCCGTGGTGGAGATCTTCAATCGGCTCGGCCTCGCCGCCGCGGCGTTAGGCAACCACGACCTCGACTGGGGCCAGGACACCCTGCGCGCCCGCATGCGTGAGGCGCGCTACCCGATCCTGGCTGCGAACGTGGTCGACTCGCTCGGCCGCGACGTGTCGTGGATCCCGGACGACACCCTGATCGACCTTGGCTCGGCGCGCGTGGGCGTGATCGGCGTGACCACCACCGAGCTGACGCGCGTGCAGCGACCGTCCAACCTCAAGGGGATGACGGCCGTCGATCCGGCCGGGCCGGTGATCGCGCGCGCCCGTGCGCTGCGCGCGCGGGGCGCAGACGTGGTCGTCGTGGCGGCGCACCTCGGCGCGTCGTGCGATCGCGAGACGCGCTCGCGCTGCACCGGCGAGGCGATCACGCTCCTGCCACAGCTGAACGGACTCGTCGACGCCTTCGTGGCCGGCCACACCCACCAGGCGGCGGTCACCCAGGTCGGGGGCGTCGCGCTCACCGAGGCCTGGCAACGCGGGACGGCGATCGGCATCATCGACATCCCGATCCGCGGGACCAACGGCCAAGTGCATCGCGCCCTGCGCAACGTGCGACCTGACTCGCAGCCGGCCGATCCGGTGATCGGGGCGCTCGTCGAGCAGGCGGCGAGCGTCGTCCGCGCGCGCTTTGCCGTGCCGGTCGCGACATTGCGCGAGGTCATGCGCCGCGGGGACGCGGGGCGACTCGGTGACCTCGTGGCGGACGCGCAACGCTGGGCGGCAGGGGCCGACGTGGCGGTCATGAACCGCGGCGGCGTGCGGCAGGATCTGCGCGCCGGCCCCATGACGTATGGCGACGCCTTCCAGGTGCAGCCGTTCGACAACATGATCGTTCGCGTCACGGTGAATGGTGCGGCGCTGCTCGCGTACCTGGAGCGCCTGGCCGGCAGCACGTCCACCTCGTTCCATCTGAGCGGAGTCCGCGTTGAGGTCGACACGTCGCGCCCCGTTGGTTCACGGGTGGTTCGCGCGGTGCTCGACGACGGGCGGGCGGTGGGCGCCGCCGGCACCTATCGCGTGGCCATGACCGACTTCCTTGCCGAGGGTGGCGACGGACTCGGACTCGACGGCCGCATCGAGTCGACCGGGGTGCTCGATCGCGACGCGTTGGCCAACTATCTGAAGCAACTCCCGCAGCCCGTTGCCCCGCCTGACGGTCCGCGCTTCATCCGACGACCTGAATGA